A region from the Pempheris klunzingeri isolate RE-2024b chromosome 17, fPemKlu1.hap1, whole genome shotgun sequence genome encodes:
- the LOC139217301 gene encoding transmembrane protein 235, which yields MRYGLVVLTAGFTCLLSFSLLVVAIGTDYWYIIDVNKPSHTGADDLSSHSGLWRINEGANRSSVIPSFTANMSSLSESERHRLGLHRVVVILLPLSLVLLVFGWIFGLVSSLASSPNLLAGSASYFLFCSLFTLTGLSVYIKYSNQAMEEFQQVVSPENLAYVDVSFGWSLAIAWLSYSLEVATGLLLMLAARITQMKGHYDSGVAIAML from the exons ATGAGGTACGGATTGGTGGTCCTCACTGCTGGGTTTACATGTCTGCTCAGTTTTAGCCTCCTTGTTGTGGCCATTGGGACTGATTACTGGTACATCATCGATGTGAATAAACCCAGCCACACAGGTGCAGATGACCTGAGTTCACACTCTGGACTGTGGAGAATTAATGAAG GAGCAAACAGGAGCTCAGTCATCCCTTCTTTCACAGCAAATATGTCCAGcctgtcagagtcagagaggcACCGTCTCG gcttgCACAGGGTGGTGGTCATCCTGTTGCCCCTCAGCCTGGTCCTGCTGGTGTTTGGCTGGATTTTTGGGCTCGTCAGTTCGTTGGCCAGCAGTCCCAACTTGCTGGCTGGATCAGCATCCTACTTCCTCTTCTGCA GTCTCTTTACCCTGACTGGGCTCAGCGTCTACATCAAATACTCCAACCAGGCCATGGAGGAGTTCCAGCAAGTTGTGTCCCCGGAGAACCTCGCCTATGTGGATGTGTCCTTCGGCTGGTCGTTGGCCATAGCCTGGCTCTCCTACAGCCTTGAGGTGGCCACTGGCCTGCTGCTCATGCTAGCTGCCAGAATAACTCAGATGAAGGGACACTATGACTCTGGTGTTGCCATTGCCATGTTGTAG